In the genome of Tautonia marina, one region contains:
- a CDS encoding gamma-glutamylcyclotransferase family protein codes for MDACSDSSSPGFLFAYGTLGPNDAGAARRGGWNADAVRGRLYDLGPYPALIDWDDPEAGWVEGHVRSVEPIELLEVLDPYEGVAEGEFLRIVVRTRMGREVWVYVFPHPVPEGAVGPLPRWEGPRVDLSRGDGR; via the coding sequence ATGGATGCTTGCTCGGATTCGTCGTCACCGGGCTTCTTGTTTGCGTACGGCACGCTTGGGCCGAACGATGCGGGGGCAGCCCGTCGGGGAGGCTGGAACGCCGACGCCGTTCGGGGACGTTTGTACGACCTGGGGCCGTATCCGGCGCTGATCGACTGGGACGATCCAGAGGCGGGATGGGTCGAAGGGCACGTGCGATCGGTCGAGCCGATCGAACTGCTTGAGGTGTTGGATCCGTATGAAGGAGTGGCGGAAGGGGAATTTCTCCGGATTGTGGTTCGGACCCGGATGGGTCGAGAAGTGTGGGTCTATGTCTTTCCGCACCCCGTTCCCGAAGGGGCAGTGGGCCCGCTTCCTCGTTGGGAAGGGCCTCGGGTCGATTTGAGTCGGGGAGACGGCCGCTGA
- a CDS encoding alpha-keto acid decarboxylase family protein — MASNIAAPSRDGLPPSQQPTTVGRYLIDRLQALGVEHLFGIPGDYILNLYKMLDDSPIQVVGMTREDSAGFAADAYARVRGLGCMAVTYCVGGLSACNSIAGAYAEKSPVVVLTGSPGLSERERNPLLHHKVKEFDTQYQVFKQFTAAATVLDDPLTAFSEIDRVLAAALRYKRPVYIEVPRDMLLAEQVYPHAVPGPLPPSDPDALREALDETEAMLRQAKRPMILADVEIHRFGLQSELLALAEQSGLPIATTLLGKSVISEEHPLFAGIYEGAMGRAEVTDYVEASDCLLMLGCFLTDINLGIFTAKLDSSRCIDATSEDLRIRHHHYRDVRLDDFLKGLRARRLALNVPAPPSRPLPIPPWSARPGEPMTSARLFARLNHLVDENVMVIADIGDSLFGSAELRISRSTEFLSPAYYTSMGFAVPASVGAGLANRALRPLVIVGDGAFQMTGMELSTVIRNGLAPIVVVLNNKGYTTERYILDGPFNDILNWSYHRVPELLGAGLGLEARTEDELDVALTRAWENRESYTLINVHLDAMDRSPALERLAERLAGKL; from the coding sequence ATGGCCAGCAACATCGCCGCTCCGTCGCGAGACGGATTGCCACCGTCGCAGCAGCCGACGACGGTTGGCCGCTACCTGATCGACCGGCTTCAGGCGCTCGGGGTCGAACACCTGTTCGGAATCCCTGGCGATTATATCTTGAATCTTTACAAGATGCTCGACGACAGCCCGATTCAGGTCGTCGGCATGACGCGAGAGGATTCCGCCGGTTTCGCGGCCGATGCTTACGCCAGGGTTCGAGGACTCGGCTGCATGGCGGTGACCTATTGCGTCGGCGGCCTGAGCGCCTGCAACAGTATCGCGGGGGCCTATGCCGAGAAGTCGCCGGTGGTCGTGCTGACGGGATCGCCGGGTCTCTCGGAACGGGAGCGGAACCCCCTCTTGCATCACAAGGTCAAGGAGTTCGATACGCAGTATCAGGTGTTCAAGCAATTCACGGCCGCGGCGACGGTGCTGGACGACCCGTTGACGGCCTTCTCGGAGATTGACCGCGTCCTGGCGGCGGCCTTGCGATACAAGCGGCCGGTCTACATTGAAGTGCCGCGCGACATGCTGCTCGCCGAGCAGGTTTATCCGCACGCGGTTCCCGGACCCTTGCCGCCAAGTGATCCCGACGCGCTTCGCGAGGCGCTCGACGAAACCGAGGCGATGCTCCGACAGGCAAAGCGGCCGATGATTCTGGCCGACGTTGAGATTCATCGCTTCGGGCTTCAGAGTGAGTTGCTCGCACTGGCTGAGCAGTCGGGGCTGCCGATCGCCACGACCTTGCTGGGCAAAAGTGTCATCAGTGAGGAGCACCCTTTGTTTGCCGGAATCTATGAAGGGGCGATGGGTCGGGCGGAGGTGACCGACTATGTGGAAGCGTCGGATTGTCTCCTGATGCTGGGTTGCTTCCTGACGGATATCAATCTGGGAATCTTCACGGCCAAGCTCGATTCGTCGCGATGCATCGACGCGACGAGTGAGGATCTTCGGATTCGGCATCATCATTACCGCGATGTTCGGCTCGACGACTTCCTGAAAGGATTGCGTGCGCGGCGTCTTGCGCTAAATGTTCCCGCCCCCCCTTCCCGACCGTTGCCGATTCCGCCGTGGTCGGCACGACCGGGAGAGCCGATGACCTCGGCCCGCCTGTTCGCCCGGCTCAATCATCTGGTGGACGAGAACGTGATGGTGATTGCCGACATCGGCGATTCGCTGTTCGGTTCGGCAGAGCTGCGGATCAGTCGAAGCACCGAGTTCCTTAGCCCCGCCTACTACACGTCGATGGGATTCGCAGTTCCGGCGTCGGTGGGTGCCGGCCTGGCCAACAGGGCCTTGCGTCCGCTGGTTATTGTAGGGGATGGTGCGTTTCAGATGACCGGGATGGAACTGTCAACGGTGATCCGCAACGGCCTGGCGCCAATCGTCGTGGTGCTGAACAACAAGGGATACACGACCGAACGGTATATTCTCGACGGGCCATTCAACGACATTTTGAACTGGTCGTACCACCGGGTTCCTGAATTGCTCGGGGCCGGGCTGGGACTGGAGGCCCGGACCGAGGACGAGCTGGATGTCGCGTTGACCCGAGCCTGGGAGAACCGCGAGAGCTACACCTTGATCAACGTTCATCTCGACGCGATGGACCGGAGCCCGGCCCTGGAGCGACTGGCCGAACGGCTTGCCGGGAAACTCTGA
- a CDS encoding integrin alpha codes for MPFGLPNSRPPAWRRRRHRAHIGGPLSLERRDLLTVISLINGVQAGPNALSIDGFPTAPPPPRVVPSTALGVQFTSTTNQTRAGYSVAVAGDVNGDGFDDFLVTRQLTSILSDPEAEQITGIVSLVFGSRAADPNVSPTNFLSLINARGDDTVNPPILPRNERVADLTQLGNPIQSSPATGGPTFPFDGLTFTTSLTPNDDLGYAVAALGDVNGDGLADFAISAPGFNNNAGRVYVVYGSRQFDQIPDGLNTVDFDRPADINPAVRVTVIENNQFPGARFGASVAGVGDVINNTFADFAVGAPRADVGVGLVDNGAVYLFNGQTFRTANPPAQINLDNFGSVGNSRGILFAGAATGSRAGFSVGRGGNFDGNPGGELLIGAPSSPGALDLNEGRAYVVYGAPNLLSQFITNGVAPTVSLGALNVTVNNTTVEGVAFEGEAPGDLTGFSVAGVGNYNGAAPDDILIGSPGFGPDTGRASLVMGGPRPALANRNLPLTGLNPAVFVSSNFNGINPGDGTGFSVAGVRSLNDDSLSEILIGAPGFGNNAGAAYLVAGTSQPLPATVGLVSIAAGATDLPPGIQFTLPRGEGRLGWSVSGVSPFSTRNATVDADRRGDFLIGAPLDALPFPGFGSAFLLEGGLVPLATPAPGPGPGPGPGPGPGPIPGPILPTVRFEFPGVNAAAPQYGEALVPTPETLSAGLSFYRPLPFGPATFRQFYARPGFAQRFTNYFHPESAVSRPVSSPHSNRPDGIYTLPKNVFTRGRFKPGQIVGPINHGVRTIPLQQFRTATPGLVPNRALLLNRGGLR; via the coding sequence ATGCCTTTCGGCTTGCCCAACAGCCGCCCACCGGCCTGGCGCCGACGTCGGCACCGCGCTCACATTGGCGGCCCGCTGTCTCTCGAACGCCGAGACCTGCTCACCGTGATCAGCTTGATCAACGGGGTTCAGGCCGGCCCGAATGCCCTCAGCATTGACGGCTTTCCCACGGCACCACCGCCCCCCCGAGTTGTCCCCTCGACGGCGCTCGGCGTTCAGTTCACCTCAACGACCAACCAGACCCGCGCCGGTTACAGCGTGGCGGTGGCCGGTGACGTCAATGGCGATGGATTTGACGATTTCCTCGTCACCCGCCAGTTGACGAGCATCCTCAGTGATCCCGAAGCGGAACAGATCACGGGGATCGTCTCGCTGGTCTTCGGCTCTCGGGCCGCGGACCCGAACGTTTCGCCGACGAACTTCCTGTCGCTCATCAATGCTCGCGGCGATGACACGGTCAACCCGCCCATCCTGCCCCGAAACGAACGGGTTGCAGACCTGACCCAACTCGGGAATCCGATCCAAAGTTCTCCCGCAACCGGGGGACCGACCTTCCCGTTCGATGGGCTGACCTTTACCACCAGCCTGACTCCGAACGACGACCTCGGCTACGCCGTCGCAGCCCTTGGTGACGTGAATGGTGACGGGCTGGCCGATTTCGCCATCTCGGCTCCTGGTTTCAACAACAATGCGGGCCGGGTCTACGTCGTCTATGGCTCTCGCCAGTTCGACCAGATTCCCGACGGTCTGAACACGGTCGACTTCGACCGCCCCGCCGACATCAACCCCGCCGTCCGCGTCACGGTCATCGAAAACAACCAGTTCCCGGGCGCTCGCTTTGGCGCCTCGGTGGCCGGCGTTGGTGATGTGATCAACAACACCTTCGCCGACTTCGCCGTGGGTGCACCTCGGGCCGACGTCGGGGTCGGATTGGTCGATAACGGTGCGGTTTATCTGTTTAACGGTCAAACCTTCCGCACGGCGAATCCCCCGGCGCAGATCAACCTCGACAACTTCGGTTCGGTCGGAAATAGCCGGGGCATCCTGTTCGCAGGGGCCGCGACCGGAAGCCGAGCCGGATTCTCGGTGGGCCGCGGCGGCAACTTCGACGGCAACCCCGGGGGCGAGCTGCTCATCGGTGCCCCGTCTTCGCCCGGCGCCCTCGATCTGAACGAAGGCCGCGCTTACGTGGTCTACGGGGCTCCGAACCTGCTGAGCCAGTTCATCACCAACGGCGTCGCGCCCACCGTCTCGCTCGGTGCGTTGAACGTCACGGTCAACAACACGACCGTTGAGGGCGTTGCCTTCGAGGGAGAGGCCCCGGGCGATCTGACCGGATTCTCGGTTGCGGGCGTGGGCAACTATAACGGTGCCGCTCCCGATGACATCCTCATCGGCTCTCCCGGATTCGGACCCGATACCGGACGAGCGTCTCTGGTCATGGGAGGCCCTCGCCCCGCTCTGGCGAACCGCAACCTCCCGCTCACCGGCCTGAATCCCGCCGTCTTCGTTTCGAGCAACTTCAACGGCATCAATCCGGGCGACGGGACCGGGTTCTCGGTGGCCGGCGTTCGCTCACTGAATGACGACAGCCTTTCCGAAATCCTGATCGGTGCTCCCGGATTCGGGAACAATGCCGGTGCGGCCTATCTGGTCGCCGGCACGTCCCAGCCGCTTCCGGCAACCGTCGGCCTGGTCTCGATTGCCGCCGGAGCGACCGACCTGCCTCCCGGGATTCAGTTCACCCTTCCCCGAGGAGAGGGGCGACTGGGATGGTCCGTCTCCGGGGTATCCCCGTTCAGCACCCGGAACGCCACGGTTGACGCCGATCGTCGCGGCGACTTCCTGATCGGAGCCCCGCTCGACGCCCTTCCGTTCCCCGGATTTGGGAGCGCGTTCCTGCTGGAGGGGGGGCTCGTCCCGCTGGCCACTCCTGCTCCCGGACCTGGCCCTGGACCCGGACCTGGCCCTGGACCCGGGCCGATCCCCGGTCCCATCCTGCCAACCGTCCGGTTCGAGTTCCCCGGGGTCAATGCCGCCGCTCCGCAGTACGGCGAGGCGTTGGTGCCGACTCCCGAGACGCTCTCCGCGGGCCTCTCGTTCTACCGTCCTTTGCCGTTCGGACCTGCGACCTTCCGGCAGTTCTACGCTCGGCCGGGCTTCGCCCAGCGGTTCACGAACTACTTCCACCCGGAATCGGCCGTCAGTCGTCCGGTCTCCTCGCCTCACTCGAACCGGCCCGACGGCATCTACACGCTCCCGAAGAACGTCTTCACCCGAGGACGCTTCAAGCCGGGCCAGATCGTCGGCCCGATCAACCACGGCGTCCGGACCATTCCGCTTCAGCAGTTCCGAACCGCAACGCCGGGACTCGTTCCAAACCGGGCGTTGCTTCTCAACCGAGGCGGCCTCCGCTAA